The Cucumis melo cultivar AY chromosome 5, USDA_Cmelo_AY_1.0, whole genome shotgun sequence genome has a segment encoding these proteins:
- the LOC103496384 gene encoding low-specificity L-threonine aldolase 1-like isoform X2, with translation MVTRTVDLRSDTVTKPTEAMRAAMASAEVDDDVLKYDPTALRLETEMAKIMGKEAALFVPSGTMGNLISVLVHCEIRGSEVILGDNSHIHIYENGGIATIGGVHPRTVRNNGDGTMDLDLIEAAIRDPRGEIVFPTTRLICLENSHANCGGRCLSVEYTDRVGDLAKKHGLKLHIDGARIFNASVALGVPVDRLVQAADSVSVCLSKGLGAPVGSVIVGSRAFINKARRLRKTLGGGMRQVGILCAAALVAIQENIVKLEGDHENAKFLADGLNKIKGLQVESHLIETNIIFVDIKDSTITGEKLSKILEEHGILVLPESSSRIRIVLHHQISATDTQYTLSCFQQAMAGAITNENGV, from the exons ATGGTGACGAGAACTGTCGATCTTCGTTCAGACACTGTCACCAAACCAACCGAGGCAATGAGGGCTGCAATGGCGAGCGCCGAGGTTGATGATGATGTATTGAAATATGACCCAACTGCCCTTCGATTGGAAACAGAAATGGCAAAGATTATGGGGAAGGAGGCGGCTCTTTTTGTGCCTTCCGGGACTATGGGCAACCTCATTAGCGTTCTTGTCCATTGTGAGATTAGGGGGTCTGAGGTTATTCTTGGGGATAATTCTCATATTCATATTTATGAAAATGGAGGTATTGCAACTATTGGAGGGGTTCATCCTAGGACTGTTAGGAATAATGGAGATGGAACCATGGACTTGGATTTGATTGAAGCTGCCATTAGAGACCCAAGAGGAGAGATTGTGTTTCCAACTACCAGGCTTATCTGCTTGGAAAACTCGCATGCCAA CTGTGGAGGTAGATGCCTCTCCGTGGAATATACAGACAGGGTTGGAGACTTAGCTAAGAAGCATGGTTTAAAGCTTCACATTGATGGTGCTCGTATTTTCAATGCCTCAGTT GCACTTGGTGTTCCTGTTGACAGGCTCGTGCAAGCAGCTGATTCTGTATCT GTTTGTCTATCTAAGGGTTTGGGAGCTCCTGTTGGCTCTGTCATCGTTGGTTCAAGGGCCTTCATTAACAAG GCGAGACGGCTGAGGAAAACATTGGGAGGTGGGATGAGGCAGGTTGGTATTCTTTGTGCTGCAGCATTGGTTGCGATACAAGAGAATATTGTGAAACTTGAGGGAGATCATGAGAATGCTAAGTTTTTGGCTG ATggattaaataaaatcaaaggATTGCAAGTTGAAAGCCATTTGATTGAAACAAACATA ATATTTGTGGACATAAAAGACTCAACAATAACAGGGGAAAAACTAAGCAAAATCTTGGAAGAACATGGCATCCTTGTATTGCCAGAAAGTTCATCAAG GATTAGAATTGTTCTTCACCACCAAATTTCAGCAACTGACACACAATACACCTTATCTTGTTTCCAG CAAGCAATGGCAGGAGCAATAACAAATGAAAATGGCGTGTAA
- the LOC103496384 gene encoding low-specificity L-threonine aldolase 1-like isoform X1 produces MVTRTVDLRSDTVTKPTEAMRAAMASAEVDDDVLKYDPTALRLETEMAKIMGKEAALFVPSGTMGNLISVLVHCEIRGSEVILGDNSHIHIYENGGIATIGGVHPRTVRNNGDGTMDLDLIEAAIRDPRGEIVFPTTRLICLENSHANCGGRCLSVEYTDRVGDLAKKHGLKLHIDGARIFNASVALGVPVDRLVQAADSVSVCLSKGLGAPVGSVIVGSRAFINKARRLRKTLGGGMRQVGILCAAALVAIQENIVKLEGDHENAKFLADGLNKIKGLQVESHLIETNIIFVDIKDSTITGEKLSKILEEHGILVLPESSSRIRIVLHHQISATDTQYTLSCFQVIKTKTLTNVVCLFKLYFSIFELVHS; encoded by the exons ATGGTGACGAGAACTGTCGATCTTCGTTCAGACACTGTCACCAAACCAACCGAGGCAATGAGGGCTGCAATGGCGAGCGCCGAGGTTGATGATGATGTATTGAAATATGACCCAACTGCCCTTCGATTGGAAACAGAAATGGCAAAGATTATGGGGAAGGAGGCGGCTCTTTTTGTGCCTTCCGGGACTATGGGCAACCTCATTAGCGTTCTTGTCCATTGTGAGATTAGGGGGTCTGAGGTTATTCTTGGGGATAATTCTCATATTCATATTTATGAAAATGGAGGTATTGCAACTATTGGAGGGGTTCATCCTAGGACTGTTAGGAATAATGGAGATGGAACCATGGACTTGGATTTGATTGAAGCTGCCATTAGAGACCCAAGAGGAGAGATTGTGTTTCCAACTACCAGGCTTATCTGCTTGGAAAACTCGCATGCCAA CTGTGGAGGTAGATGCCTCTCCGTGGAATATACAGACAGGGTTGGAGACTTAGCTAAGAAGCATGGTTTAAAGCTTCACATTGATGGTGCTCGTATTTTCAATGCCTCAGTT GCACTTGGTGTTCCTGTTGACAGGCTCGTGCAAGCAGCTGATTCTGTATCT GTTTGTCTATCTAAGGGTTTGGGAGCTCCTGTTGGCTCTGTCATCGTTGGTTCAAGGGCCTTCATTAACAAG GCGAGACGGCTGAGGAAAACATTGGGAGGTGGGATGAGGCAGGTTGGTATTCTTTGTGCTGCAGCATTGGTTGCGATACAAGAGAATATTGTGAAACTTGAGGGAGATCATGAGAATGCTAAGTTTTTGGCTG ATggattaaataaaatcaaaggATTGCAAGTTGAAAGCCATTTGATTGAAACAAACATA ATATTTGTGGACATAAAAGACTCAACAATAACAGGGGAAAAACTAAGCAAAATCTTGGAAGAACATGGCATCCTTGTATTGCCAGAAAGTTCATCAAG GATTAGAATTGTTCTTCACCACCAAATTTCAGCAACTGACACACAATACACCTTATCTTGTTTCCAGGTGATCAAAACTAAAACACTAACAAATGTTGTTTGCttgtttaaattatatttttctatcTTTGAGCTTGTTCATTCTTAA
- the LOC103496384 gene encoding low-specificity L-threonine aldolase 1-like isoform X3 has product MVTRTVDLRSDTVTKPTEAMRAAMASAEVDDDVLKYDPTALRLETEMAKIMGKEAALFVPSGTMGNLISVLVHCEIRGSEVILGDNSHIHIYENGGIATIGGVHPRTVRNNGDGTMDLDLIEAAIRDPRGEIVFPTTRLICLENSHANCGGRCLSVEYTDRVGDLAKKHGLKLHIDGARIFNASVVCLSKGLGAPVGSVIVGSRAFINKARRLRKTLGGGMRQVGILCAAALVAIQENIVKLEGDHENAKFLADGLNKIKGLQVESHLIETNIIFVDIKDSTITGEKLSKILEEHGILVLPESSSRIRIVLHHQISATDTQYTLSCFQQAMAGAITNENGV; this is encoded by the exons ATGGTGACGAGAACTGTCGATCTTCGTTCAGACACTGTCACCAAACCAACCGAGGCAATGAGGGCTGCAATGGCGAGCGCCGAGGTTGATGATGATGTATTGAAATATGACCCAACTGCCCTTCGATTGGAAACAGAAATGGCAAAGATTATGGGGAAGGAGGCGGCTCTTTTTGTGCCTTCCGGGACTATGGGCAACCTCATTAGCGTTCTTGTCCATTGTGAGATTAGGGGGTCTGAGGTTATTCTTGGGGATAATTCTCATATTCATATTTATGAAAATGGAGGTATTGCAACTATTGGAGGGGTTCATCCTAGGACTGTTAGGAATAATGGAGATGGAACCATGGACTTGGATTTGATTGAAGCTGCCATTAGAGACCCAAGAGGAGAGATTGTGTTTCCAACTACCAGGCTTATCTGCTTGGAAAACTCGCATGCCAA CTGTGGAGGTAGATGCCTCTCCGTGGAATATACAGACAGGGTTGGAGACTTAGCTAAGAAGCATGGTTTAAAGCTTCACATTGATGGTGCTCGTATTTTCAATGCCTCAGTT GTTTGTCTATCTAAGGGTTTGGGAGCTCCTGTTGGCTCTGTCATCGTTGGTTCAAGGGCCTTCATTAACAAG GCGAGACGGCTGAGGAAAACATTGGGAGGTGGGATGAGGCAGGTTGGTATTCTTTGTGCTGCAGCATTGGTTGCGATACAAGAGAATATTGTGAAACTTGAGGGAGATCATGAGAATGCTAAGTTTTTGGCTG ATggattaaataaaatcaaaggATTGCAAGTTGAAAGCCATTTGATTGAAACAAACATA ATATTTGTGGACATAAAAGACTCAACAATAACAGGGGAAAAACTAAGCAAAATCTTGGAAGAACATGGCATCCTTGTATTGCCAGAAAGTTCATCAAG GATTAGAATTGTTCTTCACCACCAAATTTCAGCAACTGACACACAATACACCTTATCTTGTTTCCAG CAAGCAATGGCAGGAGCAATAACAAATGAAAATGGCGTGTAA
- the LOC103496393 gene encoding protein LIGHT-DEPENDENT SHORT HYPOCOTYLS 2-like, with the protein MDLFSESSSNNDNPTTTTTTTTPPTATTSAAASATTPSRYENQKRRDWNTFCQYLRNHRPPLALQMCSGAHVLEFLRYLDQFGKTKVHNQTCPFFGLPNPPAPCPCPLRQAWGSLDALIGRLRAAYEENGGRAEGNPFGARAVRLYLREVRDFQAKARGVSYEKKRKRPKQKINTSSTTTQDHHQDSTT; encoded by the coding sequence ATGGATTTGTTTTCAGAATCATCATCCAATAATGATAAtcccaccaccaccaccaccactacAACACCACCCACCGCCACCACCAGTGCTGCCGCCTCTGCCACCACACCAAGCCGGTACGAGAATCAGAAAAGGAGAGATTGGAACACGTTTTGTCAATACCTCCGGAACCACCGGCCGCCGTTGGCTCTTCAGATGTGCAGCGGCGCTCACGTGCTGGAATTCCTCCGGTACTTAGATCAGTTCGGTAAGACAAAAGTACACAACCAAACCTGTCCGTTCTTTGGCCTTCCCAACCCGCCTGCCCCCTGTCCGTGCCCGTTGAGACAAGCGTGGGGCAGCTTAGACGCTCTCATCGGTCGGCTTCGGGCAGCTTACGAAGAGAACGGCGGTCGGGCAGAGGGAAATCCTTTCGGAGCAAGAGCGGTTCGGTTGTATTTAAGGGAAGTTCGTGATTTTCAAGCGAAAGCAAGAGGTGTTAGTTatgagaagaagagaaaaaggccTAAGCAAAAAATTAATACTTCTTCAACTACTACTCAAGATCATCATCAAGATTCTACCACTTga
- the LOC103496398 gene encoding uncharacterized protein LOC103496398 — translation MNRLRAALRHRRTNIHFALRRCLHYKVPKTPAPPSPPAPPKPPKKPQSFTMHGITWEDPYSWMSSLNDKVAMRHMDVYMEQEEKYTEAVMGGTERLQSKLQSEMASRLAFELSTPPLRWGPWLYYRRVEEEKQYPVLCRRLASLHDEFISNKSPSAGFDYVSGQKIEQKLIDYNQEAERFGGYAYEELSEVSPDHRFIAYTMYDKDNDYFRLSVKNLSSGSLCSKPQVDRVSNLAWAKGGQSLLYVVTDQNKRPCRLYCSMIGSIDEDTLLLEEQDDDVHVYIRHTKDFRFVTVNRFSPTSSKVFLIDAADPLSGMELIWECEKLTHCIVEHHLGDLYLFTDASKGHEPVDSHYLLRSPLKVDSTSRTWEHVFVDDPDLVIVDVDFSHTHLVLILREGRKFRLCAVRLPLPVGRKGPINLKELELQYLPLPKHVSQISSGPNYDFYSSTMRFTISSPVMPDAVVDYNLSDGKWNIIQQQSILHERTRILYGTTFSAGGSREISNALENSMGEANFDDEQMWNSLSEYYACEHYNVSSDDGVLVPLTVIYSYKCKKENENPGLLHVHGAYGELLDKRWRSELKSLLDRGWVIAYADVRGGGGGGKKWHQDGRRIKKFNSVQDYISCAKFLAERKIVNEEKLAGWGYSAGGLLVASAINQCPELFRAAVLKVPFLDPISTLRNPIIPLTPADYEEFGYPGNEDDFHAIRRYSPYDNIQKDVAYPAVLITSSFNTRFGVWEAAKWIARVRDYSIYDPKRPVILNLTIDIVEENRYLHCKESALETAFLMKAMES, via the exons ATGAACCGACTTCGCGCAGCCCTCCGCCACCGTCGCACTAATATTCATTTCGCTCTCCGGCGATGCCTCCACTACAAAGTACCAAAGACACCGGCGCCGCCATCACCGCCGGCGCCGCCGAAGCCTCCAAAAAAGCCACAGAGCTTCACAATGCACGGTATCACTTGGGAGGATCCTTACAGTTGGATGTCAAGCTTGAACGACAAGGTAGCGATGCGCCATATGGACGTTTACATGGAGCAGGAGGAGAAGTATACGGAGGCTGTAATGGGCGGGACAGAACGCCTTCAGAGTAAGCTTCAGTCTGAAATGGCTTCTCGCTTGGCTTTTGAACTCTCAACTCCTCCACTTCGCTGGGGACCTTg GTTGTATTATCGAAGAgttgaagaagaaaagcaaTATCCTGTTCTCTGCCGCAGATTAGCGAGCTTACATGATGAGTTTATTTCCAACAAATCTCCTTCTGCTGGATTTGATTATGTTTCTGGCCAGAAAATTGAGCAGAAGTTGATTGATTATAATCAAGAAGCTGAGAGATTCGGAG GTTATGCGTATGAGGAACTATCAGAAGTGTCTCCAGATCATCGGTTTATTGCATATACTATGTATGACAAGGACAATGACTACTTCAGATTATCTGTAAAGAATTTGAGTTCTGGTTCTTTATGTAGTAAGCCTCAAGTTGATCGAGTTTCTAATTTGGCATGGGCCAAAGGTGGTCAGTCATTGCTCTATGTTGTCACCGATCAAAATAAAAGACCATGTAG GTTGTATTGTAGCATGATTGGATCAATCGATGAAGATACTTTGCTTCTTGAAGAACAAGATGACGATGTTCATGTTTACATTCGACACACAAAAGACTTTCGTTTTGTTACTGTTAATCGGTTCTCTCCTACATCTTCCAAG GTCTTTCTAATTGATGCTGCTGATCCATTATCGGGTATGGAGTTAATTTGGGAGTGTGAAAAATTGACCCATTGCATAGTGGAACATCATCTTGGAGATCTTTATTTGTTTACGGATGCTAGTAAAGGTCATGAACCCGTTGATTCTCATTATCTTCTTCGAAGCCCCCTTAAGGTTGACTCTACCTCACGAACATGGGAG CATGTATTTGTTGATGACCCCGACTTGGTGATCGTGGATGTTGATTTCAGCCACACACATTTGGTGCTTATACTTAGGGAAGGCAGGAAATTTAGACTCTGTGCTGTTCGTCTACCCTTACCTGTTGGTCGAAAG GGACCGATCAATCTCAAAGAACTTGAACTACAATATCTGCCTCTTCCAAAGCATGTATCTCAGATTTCCTCGGGACCAAATTATGATTTTTATTCATCAACGATGCGATTTACTATTTCGTCGCCTGTG ATGCCTGATGCTGTAGTTGATTATAACCTATCAGATGGGAAATGGAATATCATCCAGCAGCAAAGCATTCTTCATGAAAGAACAAGAATTCTTTATGGAACAACTTTCTCTGCTGGAGGATCAAGAGAAATATCTAATGCGTTGGAGAACTCTATGGGTGAAGCCAACTTTGATGATGAACAGATGTGGAACAGCCTTTCTGAATACTATGCTTGTGAACACTACAACGTCTCATCAGATGATGGAGTTTTGGTTCCTTTAACCGTCATATACTCTTACAagtgtaaaaaagaaaatgaaaaccCTGGATTACTTCATGTACATGGAGCTTATGGTGAGCTACTTGACAAACGGTGGCGTAGTGAGTTAAAAAGCCTTCTTGATCGTGGTTGGGTCATTGCATATGCTGATGTTAG AGGTGGAGGCGGAGGGGGTAAGAAGTGGCATCAAGATGGTAGGCGTATAAAAAAGTTCAATTCAGTTCAAGATTATATTTCATGTGCAAAATTCCTTGCTGAAAGAAAGATTGTAAATGAGGAGAAGCTTGCTGGTTGGGGCTATAGCGCTGGAGGACTTTTGGTTGCCTCTGCCATCAATCAATGCCCAGAATTATTTCGAGCTGCTGTTTTGAAA GTTCCATTTCTAGATCCAATAAGCACGCTCCGTAATCCCATTATACCACTAACTCCTGCTGACTACGAAGAGTTTGGATACCCTGGAAATGAAGATGATTTTCATGCAATACGCAGATACTCTCCCTATGATAACATACAGAAGGATGTCGCATATCCTGCTGTCTTGATAACCTCTTCCTTTAATACAAG